The following are encoded in a window of Phaseolus vulgaris cultivar G19833 chromosome 3, P. vulgaris v2.0, whole genome shotgun sequence genomic DNA:
- the LOC137808251 gene encoding large ribosomal subunit protein mL43-like, translated as MALRGVWQLDKLVVSYCNWGGSSRGIRAFMESHLPAFKEKNPQLEVVTELIRGQHPHLKGFYKNRNQRVICVKNMDPEDIHLHATRLRNALGRKVVKLRTRHVTKHPSVQGTWTTALEY; from the exons ATGGCTTTGCGAGGAGTTTGGCAACTTGACAAGCTGGTTGTCAGCTATTGCAACTGGGGTGGAAGTAGCAGAGGTATAAG GGCATTTATGGAGTCTCATTTGCCAGCATTTAAGGAGAAGAATCCTCAATTAGAGGTGGTTACTGAACTAATACGTGGTCAGCATCCACATCTGAAGGGATTTTACA AGAACAGGAATCAGCGAGTGATATGTGTGAAGAATATGGATCCAGAAGACATACATTTGCACGCAACTAGGCTAAGGAATGCGTTAGGAAGGAAGGTGGTGAAATTGAGGACAAGACACGTAACTAAACATCCTAGTGTGCAAGGTACTTGGACAACTGCTCTGGAATATTAA